In a single window of the Zea mays cultivar B73 chromosome 5, Zm-B73-REFERENCE-NAM-5.0, whole genome shotgun sequence genome:
- the LOC100273545 gene encoding Protein SMAX1-LIKE 3-like, translating into MRAGGCTVQQALSPEAAVVVKQAVSLARRRGNAQVTPLHVASAMLQQQAPTGLLRAACLQSHSHPLQCKALELCFNVALNRLPASASPLLGGHGHVYYPPSLSNALVAAFKRAQAHQRRGSVDTQQQQQPPVLAVKIELEQLVISILDDPSISRVMREAGFSSTHVKANVEQAVSSIEANNSASAAATKNPNPSASPPEETKPAGKLLLPLDQARDEDVAVVLDCLASRSKKRVMVVAECAASAEAPVLAAVERIKRGEALRGAQVVSVSVSRFRDLPRDEAERVLVELRCAVKAGGRAGGVVLVVEDLGWAAEFWAGRGESGRARWPSACCYYCAVEHAVAEVRALACRGGDGVWLVGYGSYQSYMRCRAGQPSLETLWGLQTLAVPAGSLAFSLNFVGDSATAMTINHQSISCKMAKCDDDRSGNGSAAPRCLSLLDAGGSGRLTAVSSFCAADCSATKCDATVKSSIPPWLQHCRDHQEPSRCKKSSTCGGSPSHHHRTALNFSTVVSPSSSVSSYEQHYHLRHQSYQPWLLVADGAREAEHPCNKARCSAAVQLHVVDDEDGKPLSAIKVKSHDSSASNGSVECRSRFKELSAENLKVLCSALEKEVPWQAEIVPEIASTVLQCRSGMARRREAAVSSSRPSSTQACAKEDTWMLFHGGDAEGKARVARELARLVFGSRKSFVSIGGSRTTASSPACWSDGSSEQQRKRPRLTEASNHGCRHESLYEAVRDNPHRVILVQDVEQGGCWRCQRDILEAIQSGLVRSRAGDDDAALGDAIVVLSCQSLDAWSTTTSPLTTKKAKAESKEEPEEEESAGDHRRKEAITAAAASPSSSLCFDLNMDVENHDTESCFTDASLLKAVDRTFFFRRPDESSD; encoded by the exons ATGAGAGCCGGGGGCTGCACGGTGCAGCAGGCGCTGTCGCCGGAGGCCGCGGTGGTGGTGAAGCAGGCCGTGAGCCTGGCGCGGCGCCGCGGGAACGCGCAGGTGACGCCGCTGCACGTGGCCAGCGCCATGCTGCAGCAGCAGGCGCCGACGGGGCTGCTGCGCGCCGCGTGCCTGCAGTCGCACTCGCACCCGCTGCAGTGCAAGGCCCTGGAGCTCTGCTTCAACGTCGCGCTCAACCGCCTGCCGGCCTCGGCCTCGCCGCTCCTCGGCGGCCACGGCCACGTCTACTACCCGCCGTCGCTCTCCAACGCGCTCGTCGCCGCATTCAAGCGCGCGCAGGCGCACCAGCGCCGGGGCTCCGTCGacacgcagcagcagcagcagccgcccgTGCTCGCCGTCAAGATCGAGCTGGAGCAGCTCGTCATCTCCATCCTCGATGACCCCAGCATCAGCCGCGTCATGCGCGAGGCCGGCTTCTCCAGCACCCATGTCAAGGCCAACGTCGAGCAGGCAGTCTCTTCCATCGAGGCAAACAACTCGGCCTCCGCCGCCGCAAccaaaaaccctaaccctagcgcaTCTCCACCCGAAGAGACCAAGCCTGCAGGCAAGCTGCTGCTACCCCTCGATCAAGCGCGCGACGAGGACGTCGCCGTCGTCCTGGACTGCCTGGCGTCCCGAAGCAAGAAGCGCGTCATGGTCGTCGCCGAGTGCGCGGCCTCGGCCGAGGCGCCGGTGCTGGCGGCGGTCGAGAGGATCAAGCGCGGCGAGGCCCTGCGCGGCGCGCAGGTGGTCAGCGTCAGCGTGTCCAGGTTCCGCGACCTGCCGAGGGACGAGGCGGAGAGGGTGCTCGTGGAGCTCCGGTGCGCGGTGAAGGCGGGCGGCAGGGCGGGCGGCGTGGTGCTGGTCGTGGAGGACCTCGGGTGGGCGGCCGAGTTCTGGGCCGGGCGCGGAGAGTCCGGGAGGGCCAGGTGGCCGTCTGCCTGCTGCTACTACTGCGCCGTCGAGCACGCCGTCGCCGAGGTGCGCGCCCTGGCGTGCCGCGGCGGCGACGGCGTCTGGCTCGTTGGATACGGGTCGTACCAGAGCTACATGAGGTGCAGGGCCGGGCAGCCCTCGCTGGAGACTCTCTGGGGCCTCCAGACGCTCGCCGTCCCCGCTGGCAGCCTCGCCTTCAGCCTCAACTTCGTCGGCGACAG TGCAACTGCAATGACAATCAATCACCAGTCGATCAGCTGCAAGATGGCAAAGTGCGACGACGACAGAAGTGGGAACGGGTCGGCGGCGCCACGTTGCCTGTCGCTTTTGGACGCCGGCGGTTCCGGCCGCTTGACGGCCGTTTCGAGCTTCTGCGCCGCCGACTGCTCCGCAACCAAGTGCGACGCGACGGTGAAGTCGAGTATCCCCCCTTGGCTTCAGCATTGCCGGGATCATCAG GAGCCTTCCCGTTGTAAGAAAAGCTCGACATGCGGCGGCTCGCCGTCTCATCATCACCGGACGGCCCTAAACTTCTCCACGGTGGTGTCGCCGTCCTCCTCGGTCTCGTCGTACGAGCAGCACTACCACCTGCGGCACCAGTCGTACCAGCCATGGCTTCTCGTGGCTGACGGCGCCCGCGAGGCCGAGCACCCGTGTAACAAGGCCAGGTGCTCTGCCGCCGTCCAGCTACACGTCGTGGACGACGAGGACGGGAAGCCTCTAAGCGCGATAAAGGTCAAGTCCCACGACTCGAGCGCGTCCAATGGCTCCGTGGAGTGCCGCTCGCGGTTCAAGGAGCTGAGCGCCGAGAACCTTAAGGTCCTCTGCTCCGCGCTCGAGAAAGAGGTGCCGTGGCAGGCGGAGATCGTGCCTGAGATCGCGAGCACGGTCCTGCAGTGCCGTTCCGGCATGGCGAGGAGGCGCGAAGCCGCTGTTTCGAGCTCGAGACCGTCGTCAACACAGGCGTGTGCCAAGGAGGACACGTGGATGCTCTTCCACGGTGGCGACGCCGAGGGCAAGGCGAGGGTGGCCAGGGAGCTGGCCCGCCTCGTcttcggctcgcgcaagagcttcGTATCCATCGGCGGCAGCCGCACCACCGCGTCGTCTCCGGCTTGTTGGTCCGACGGCTCTTCCGAGCAGCAGCGCAAGCGGCCTCGGTTGACGGAGGCGAGCAACCACGGCTGTCGTCACGAGAGCCTCTACGAGGCCGTACGCGACAACCCGCACCGCGTCATCCTGGTACAGGACGTCGAGCAGGGTGGCTGCTGGCGGTGCCAGAGGGACATTTTGGAGGCCATCCAAAGCGGCTTGGTCCGGAGCCGTGCCGGCGACGACGACGCAGCACTCGGCGACGCCATCGTCGTTCTGAGCTGCCAGAGCCTTGACGCGTGGTCGACAACCACCTCGCCACTAACGACCAAGAAGGCGAAGGCGGAGAGCAAGGAGGAGCCGGAAGAGGAAGAGAGCGCAGGTGACCACCGCCGCAAAGAAGCCATAACTGCTGCCGCTGCGTCGCCGTCATCTTCACTTTGCTTTGATCTGAACATGGACGTTGAGAACCACGACACGGAGAGTTGCTTCACAGATGCTAGTCTGCTCAAGGCAGTGGATCGAACGTTCTTCTTCAGACGACCTGATGAGAGTAGCGATTAG